The following coding sequences lie in one Allorhizobium pseudoryzae genomic window:
- a CDS encoding ABC transporter ATP-binding protein: MTPSPLLKIKDLNVRFHGERTVHAINGLNLTLGHGEMLGLLGESGSGKSVTLKTLLRLLPPKRTRIDGSIEVNGTDIMTLSGKQLSRYRGGDVSMVFQEPALALDPVYTVGDQIAETVMRHRGIGRREAMDVALDMLMKVRIPSPERRLKNYPHEMSGGMRQRAMIALALSCRPKLLLADEPTTALDATVQIQILLLLRELQKEFGMSIIFVTHDIGVAVEIADRVAVMYAGNIVEEGSIHDIIRDPRHPYTRGLLSANLHDVARGTRLEAIPGAPPALDVKPASCQFAPRCAHVMPACTSALPPFVTPGAGRRVACLLERQQELA, encoded by the coding sequence ATGACACCGTCTCCACTTTTGAAGATCAAGGATCTGAACGTCCGTTTCCATGGCGAGCGCACCGTGCATGCGATCAACGGGCTGAACCTCACACTGGGCCATGGCGAGATGCTGGGCCTGCTCGGCGAGTCCGGCTCCGGCAAGAGCGTCACCCTGAAGACGCTCCTCAGGCTTCTGCCGCCCAAGAGAACCAGGATCGACGGTTCCATCGAGGTGAACGGAACCGACATCATGACCCTGAGCGGCAAACAGTTGTCGCGCTATCGCGGCGGGGATGTCTCCATGGTGTTCCAGGAGCCGGCGCTTGCACTTGATCCGGTCTACACCGTTGGTGACCAGATTGCCGAGACGGTCATGCGGCACCGGGGGATCGGCCGGCGTGAGGCGATGGACGTTGCGCTGGATATGTTGATGAAGGTGCGCATCCCTTCGCCTGAGCGGCGGCTGAAGAATTACCCGCACGAGATGTCGGGCGGCATGCGGCAGCGCGCCATGATCGCGCTCGCGCTTTCCTGCCGGCCGAAACTCCTCCTGGCGGATGAGCCGACGACGGCGCTCGATGCCACGGTCCAGATCCAGATCCTGCTCCTGCTGCGCGAACTCCAAAAGGAATTCGGCATGAGCATCATCTTCGTCACGCACGACATCGGCGTTGCAGTGGAGATCGCCGACCGGGTTGCTGTGATGTACGCAGGCAATATTGTCGAGGAGGGGTCGATCCACGACATTATCCGCGATCCCCGCCATCCCTATACGCGCGGGCTCCTGTCGGCCAATCTGCATGATGTGGCACGGGGCACGCGGCTCGAAGCCATTCCCGGGGCGCCGCCGGCGCTGGATGTCAAGCCGGCCTCCTGCCAGTTCGCACCGCGCTGTGCCCATGTCATGCCCGCCTGCACCAGCGCCTTGCCGCCCTTCGTTACACCCGGAGCGGGACGGCGTGTCGCCTGTCTCCTGGAACGCCAACAAGAACTGGCCTGA
- a CDS encoding amidase, protein MLLDDDPVRAFMPHPPVAVSHAEEGPLSGLTLAVKDLFDVAGYRTGCGCPMKLAASDVRTTHAQAVERLLSAGARFVGKTHTDELAWSMFGMNAHFGTPINPAAPDRIPGGSSSGSAAAVAAGLADIALGTDTGGSVRAPASFCGIWGLRPTHGRISLDGCMELCASFDTCGFFARDGRTLLRVAEVLMAEDQAPLAQQIRLLRPLDMIERLGTEQQAVYERAFAGIATQSASIYPDTGADTLYQTYRVLQGRDAQRSVVPFIAASGMPLATGIDGRYEHARSLTQADQVPAEAVRTAFRDKIEGLLAGDGVLLAPVVPDVPFKLDLPTEAQDAYRHEAMRLLCVAGLAGLPQVVMPAGRVDGAPFGVSLIGPRGSDLSLIALARRLTEPRG, encoded by the coding sequence ATGCTGCTTGACGATGATCCCGTGCGCGCCTTCATGCCGCATCCGCCGGTGGCGGTGAGCCATGCGGAGGAGGGGCCGCTGTCCGGACTGACGCTTGCCGTCAAGGACCTGTTCGATGTCGCCGGCTACCGGACGGGCTGCGGCTGTCCGATGAAGCTAGCCGCAAGCGACGTGCGCACAACCCATGCACAGGCCGTCGAGCGCCTCCTGTCAGCCGGCGCACGGTTTGTGGGCAAGACCCATACGGATGAGCTTGCCTGGTCGATGTTCGGGATGAACGCCCATTTCGGCACGCCGATCAACCCGGCGGCTCCCGATCGCATTCCCGGTGGCTCCTCGTCCGGATCAGCGGCTGCCGTGGCGGCGGGACTTGCCGATATCGCGCTCGGCACCGATACCGGCGGTTCGGTGCGGGCGCCGGCCAGCTTCTGCGGCATCTGGGGGCTTCGCCCGACCCATGGACGAATCTCACTTGACGGCTGCATGGAGCTTTGCGCCAGCTTCGACACCTGCGGCTTCTTCGCCCGTGACGGTAGAACCTTGTTGCGGGTGGCTGAGGTTTTGATGGCGGAGGATCAGGCGCCACTTGCACAGCAGATCCGCTTGCTGAGACCTCTCGATATGATCGAGCGGTTGGGCACGGAACAGCAGGCCGTTTATGAACGGGCTTTTGCGGGCATTGCGACCCAATCCGCGTCGATCTATCCGGATACCGGGGCAGACACGCTGTACCAGACCTATCGGGTCCTGCAGGGACGGGACGCGCAGCGGTCCGTCGTGCCGTTCATCGCCGCAAGCGGCATGCCGTTGGCGACCGGCATTGACGGCCGTTACGAGCATGCACGGTCGCTGACGCAGGCCGATCAGGTGCCCGCAGAGGCGGTCCGGACCGCTTTCCGCGACAAGATTGAGGGGCTGCTGGCTGGAGATGGCGTGCTTCTGGCCCCCGTGGTTCCCGATGTGCCGTTCAAACTCGATCTGCCGACCGAGGCCCAGGATGCCTACCGACACGAAGCGATGCGGCTTCTGTGCGTCGCGGGCCTTGCCGGCCTGCCGCAGGTGGTCATGCCCGCGGGCCGCGTCGATGGAGCTCCCTTCGGCGTGTCCCTGATCGGACCGCGCGGCTCCGACCTGTCTTTGATCGCGCTTGCGCGCCGGCTGACGGAGCCGAGGGGATGA
- a CDS encoding aspartate/glutamate racemase family protein, which produces MSIYLFNPNTNPDTTKAMAELASAEGLRVTGRTAPFGVPMIVEPSSLAQSADAVVAMLDELLDAGAPIQGIIIAAFGDPGLAQVRAKAILRDKGISVCGIGEASFIEAGAEGRRFAVATTTPALEGAIRSAVDASGMSANFLGSFFTKADPFAAVRNPAWLVELLAEAVLEAKTAGAEAVIIGGGPLAKAASKLVGKQDLVIIEPVPAAARLMARRIARGA; this is translated from the coding sequence ATGTCGATCTATCTCTTCAATCCGAATACCAATCCCGACACGACCAAAGCCATGGCCGAGCTGGCTTCGGCCGAAGGTCTTCGCGTGACAGGCAGGACAGCGCCCTTCGGCGTGCCGATGATCGTCGAGCCGTCATCCCTCGCGCAGAGCGCGGATGCCGTCGTTGCAATGCTCGACGAACTGTTGGACGCTGGCGCCCCGATCCAAGGGATCATCATCGCCGCCTTCGGTGATCCGGGGCTCGCCCAAGTGCGGGCCAAAGCGATCCTCCGAGACAAAGGCATTTCCGTCTGCGGCATCGGTGAGGCGAGCTTTATCGAAGCGGGGGCGGAGGGGCGGCGTTTTGCAGTTGCCACGACGACCCCCGCGCTCGAAGGCGCCATTCGCTCCGCGGTTGACGCCTCCGGGATGAGCGCGAATTTCCTTGGCAGCTTCTTCACCAAAGCCGACCCCTTCGCAGCCGTCCGCAATCCGGCCTGGCTTGTCGAACTCCTGGCAGAGGCGGTGCTGGAGGCGAAGACGGCCGGAGCCGAAGCGGTCATCATTGGCGGCGGACCCTTGGCGAAAGCGGCCTCGAAGCTTGTCGGCAAACAGGACCTTGTCATCATTGAGCCTGTGCCGGCGGCGGCCCGACTGATGGCGAGACGCATTGCGAGAGGCGCCTGA
- a CDS encoding RidA family protein, with product MTPSAIQVEERLASLGLELPQSSPSRANFLPYKRSGNLLFLAGQICEWNGRPQYFGPVPDGFDLEEAKAAARMCALNLLFNIKAATGSLDNVTSILRLGAFVSAPAGFADGPKIADGASELFIALYGEAGRHARTAVCVSSLPANALVEVDAIVELA from the coding sequence ATGACCCCATCAGCCATTCAAGTTGAAGAGAGGTTGGCAAGCCTCGGACTTGAGCTGCCGCAATCCTCCCCGTCGCGCGCCAATTTCCTTCCCTACAAGCGAAGCGGCAATCTGCTGTTTCTGGCGGGTCAGATCTGCGAATGGAATGGCAGGCCGCAGTATTTCGGGCCGGTGCCGGACGGGTTCGATCTGGAGGAGGCCAAGGCCGCGGCGCGGATGTGCGCGCTCAATCTGCTTTTCAACATCAAGGCAGCAACGGGCTCGCTGGATAATGTCACGAGTATCCTCCGCCTCGGCGCCTTCGTGTCGGCACCGGCCGGGTTCGCCGATGGTCCGAAAATCGCCGATGGCGCGTCCGAACTGTTCATCGCCCTTTACGGCGAGGCGGGCCGGCATGCCCGCACCGCCGTCTGCGTCTCCAGCCTTCCCGCGAACGCGCTGGTGGAGGTGGATGCGATCGTTGAACTGGCGTAG
- a CDS encoding SDR family oxidoreductase — MTLDLTGRVVVITGASSGVGEATAYAFARRKARLVLSARNRDALEHVAAACRDLGAEAHVASADVTDIDAVRHVASQAFALGGIDVWVSNVGVGAVGSFTETPMSAHEQVVRTNLIGHMNDAHAVLPIFLRQKRGTFINMISLGGFAAAPFAAAYSASKFGLKGFTEALRAELSDQPRIHICDIYPAFLDTPGLRHGANFTGRKVSAPPPVYDARRVAEAIVATAERPRDTVTIGAVTNLLRLSHLAAPNLTASLMAMVMRSYFRRADPVAISNGNLFAPSTDPGGIDGGLRSPQQRTAAVTFLAALAAGATVAYAMARRR; from the coding sequence ATGACCCTGGATTTGACCGGACGCGTGGTGGTCATCACCGGCGCGTCGAGCGGGGTCGGCGAGGCGACTGCCTATGCCTTTGCCCGTCGCAAAGCCCGCCTCGTCCTCTCAGCCCGCAACCGTGACGCCTTGGAGCACGTGGCAGCCGCCTGTCGCGACCTGGGCGCCGAAGCTCATGTCGCAAGCGCAGACGTGACGGATATCGACGCGGTCCGGCACGTGGCCTCCCAGGCCTTTGCGCTCGGCGGCATCGATGTCTGGGTCTCCAACGTCGGCGTCGGTGCTGTCGGCAGCTTCACGGAAACACCTATGAGCGCGCATGAACAGGTGGTGCGCACCAACCTGATCGGACACATGAACGACGCGCATGCCGTCCTGCCGATTTTCCTGCGCCAGAAACGCGGCACATTCATCAACATGATCTCCCTTGGCGGCTTCGCAGCGGCACCCTTCGCCGCGGCCTACAGCGCGAGCAAGTTCGGCCTGAAAGGTTTTACGGAAGCCCTGCGGGCCGAGCTTTCCGACCAGCCGCGCATTCACATCTGTGACATCTATCCAGCCTTTCTGGATACGCCCGGTCTCAGGCATGGCGCCAACTTTACCGGTCGCAAGGTCAGCGCGCCGCCGCCCGTTTATGATGCGCGACGCGTCGCTGAAGCCATCGTTGCCACGGCGGAGAGACCGCGCGACACGGTGACGATTGGTGCCGTCACCAACCTTTTGCGCCTCAGCCACCTGGCAGCGCCCAATCTAACTGCAAGCCTGATGGCGATGGTGATGCGCAGCTATTTCCGCCGGGCAGATCCCGTGGCGATCAGCAACGGCAACCTGTTTGCCCCTTCCACCGACCCCGGCGGTATCGATGGAGGACTTCGCTCTCCGCAGCAAAGGACTGCGGCGGTCACATTTCTTGCAGCGCTCGCTGCCGGTGCGACAGTCGCCTATGCCATGGCCCGTCGCCGGTAA
- a CDS encoding FadR/GntR family transcriptional regulator: protein MGLLETAITGKKRGSSHAHVVAELGHAIVSGAIPEGSILPGDAELSQRFAVSRTVLREAMKTLAAKRLIEPKAKVGTRVLPSANWNFFDPDVLGWRCDTGIDLTFIEHLAEMRTALEPAAAAAAARRATADDIVSLYAIAAKFDDPSHTPETIAKVDLEFHLAIARMSGNPFMHSASALIEAALSIAFQLSSPASSPDMIEEIAGNHLRIAHAIASRDPDKAVAAMRHVIDVGRSRIQKSLAPGQADQAAP from the coding sequence GTGGGGCTTCTAGAAACGGCGATAACGGGGAAGAAGCGCGGCAGCAGCCACGCCCATGTGGTGGCGGAACTCGGCCACGCCATTGTCTCCGGAGCAATCCCGGAAGGCTCCATCCTGCCAGGCGATGCGGAATTGTCGCAGCGATTCGCAGTGTCTCGCACGGTGCTGCGCGAGGCGATGAAGACACTTGCCGCCAAGCGGCTGATCGAACCGAAGGCCAAGGTCGGCACCCGCGTGCTGCCGAGTGCCAACTGGAATTTCTTCGATCCGGATGTCCTTGGATGGCGCTGCGACACCGGGATCGATTTGACCTTCATCGAGCATCTGGCGGAAATGCGCACCGCCCTTGAACCGGCCGCCGCCGCTGCCGCTGCCCGCAGGGCGACAGCCGACGACATCGTCTCTCTGTATGCCATCGCTGCAAAATTCGACGACCCGTCGCACACGCCGGAGACCATCGCCAAGGTGGACCTGGAATTCCATCTCGCCATCGCCAGAATGTCCGGCAATCCGTTCATGCATTCGGCAAGCGCGCTGATCGAAGCGGCGCTCTCCATCGCCTTCCAGCTCTCGTCTCCAGCATCCTCGCCCGACATGATCGAGGAAATCGCCGGCAATCACCTCAGGATCGCCCATGCGATTGCCTCCCGTGACCCGGACAAGGCGGTTGCCGCGATGCGCCACGTGATCGATGTCGGCCGCAGCCGTATCCAGAAATCGCTGGCCCCCGGCCAAGCGGACCAGGCTGCGCCCTGA
- the araD1 gene encoding AraD1 family protein yields the protein MLRLLQVAVDGQVRVVAWDGENDAHVVEGVSSTYDLAMKAIAEKKSFADFIETQAKGPVVDLKAAQNEGRLGLPVAHPDPAHFIVAGTGLTHLGSADGRDKMHKAAQSTEKPTDSMRMFLMGVEGGKPKAGEAGVQPEWFYKGDGSQLKATGEDLESPAFALDGGEEPELAAIYMIGPDSMPYRLGFCLANEFSDHVTEKGNYLWLAHSKLRQASLGAELLVGELPQHVEGTSLIRRGDQVIFEKPFLSGEANMSHTIANLEHHNFKYDLFRRPGDLHVHFFGTATLSFSEGIKTEAGDQFEISAAPFKLTLVNRLAIADEAPVTIRAL from the coding sequence ATGTTGAGACTTCTGCAGGTGGCCGTCGACGGGCAGGTGCGCGTTGTTGCGTGGGATGGCGAGAATGACGCCCATGTCGTTGAGGGTGTGTCATCGACCTACGATCTGGCGATGAAGGCGATCGCCGAGAAGAAGAGCTTCGCAGACTTCATCGAAACCCAGGCCAAGGGTCCGGTGGTCGATCTTAAGGCCGCGCAGAACGAAGGCCGTCTCGGTCTCCCGGTCGCGCATCCGGATCCGGCCCACTTCATCGTCGCCGGTACGGGGCTCACCCACCTTGGTTCGGCCGATGGTCGCGACAAGATGCACAAGGCCGCGCAGTCCACCGAAAAGCCGACCGATTCCATGCGCATGTTCCTCATGGGCGTCGAAGGCGGCAAGCCGAAGGCTGGCGAGGCCGGCGTGCAGCCGGAATGGTTCTACAAGGGCGACGGCTCGCAGCTGAAGGCCACCGGTGAAGATCTCGAGTCGCCGGCGTTTGCGCTGGACGGCGGCGAAGAGCCGGAGCTGGCCGCGATCTACATGATCGGCCCGGACAGCATGCCGTATCGCCTCGGTTTCTGTCTCGCCAACGAGTTCTCCGATCACGTGACGGAGAAGGGCAACTATCTCTGGCTGGCCCACTCGAAACTGCGCCAGGCATCGCTTGGGGCGGAACTTCTGGTCGGCGAACTGCCGCAGCATGTGGAAGGCACGTCGCTGATCCGGCGCGGCGATCAGGTGATCTTCGAGAAGCCCTTCCTCTCCGGCGAAGCGAACATGTCGCACACCATCGCCAATCTTGAACATCATAATTTCAAGTATGATCTCTTCCGCCGCCCGGGCGACCTGCATGTGCATTTCTTCGGCACGGCGACCTTGTCCTTCTCGGAAGGCATCAAGACCGAGGCCGGCGACCAGTTCGAAATCTCCGCAGCGCCCTTCAAGTTGACGCTCGTCAACCGCCTGGCCATCGCCGACGAGGCGCCGGTCACGATCCGCGCGCTGTAA
- a CDS encoding Gfo/Idh/MocA family protein — translation MSSIRLAIVGLGKIARDQHLQAIEATDGIDLVAVASRNAKLDGVHCFPDIDALLAADVEVDAVSLCTPPQGRFEQARAALLAGKHVMLEKPPGATIAEVFALDQLARQQGVSLFATWHSREAAAVEPARQMLADRTVRSLHVEWKEDVRHWHPGQDWIWEPGGLGVFDPGINALSIVTRIMPESFHLVASNLSFPANRAAPIAADLEFMTASGVKLTAAFDWRQTGPQTWDIRVETDRGSIVLTHGGSRLFVDGEAQIVEEDREYRNLYRHFVSLVTSGQSDTDFSPLVHVADAFMLGRRHEVEAFED, via the coding sequence ATGTCCTCCATCCGTCTCGCCATCGTCGGTCTCGGCAAGATTGCCCGGGACCAGCATCTCCAGGCGATCGAAGCCACTGACGGCATCGATCTGGTGGCGGTCGCCAGCCGCAACGCCAAGCTGGACGGTGTTCACTGTTTTCCCGACATTGACGCGCTGCTCGCAGCCGACGTGGAGGTGGATGCGGTCTCGTTGTGCACGCCGCCGCAGGGTCGTTTCGAGCAGGCGCGTGCAGCCCTTCTCGCCGGCAAGCATGTGATGCTGGAAAAGCCGCCGGGCGCCACCATTGCCGAAGTCTTCGCGCTGGATCAGCTTGCACGGCAGCAGGGTGTTTCGCTGTTTGCGACCTGGCATTCGCGAGAGGCGGCGGCCGTTGAGCCGGCCCGCCAGATGCTGGCCGACCGCACGGTCCGTTCGCTGCATGTGGAATGGAAGGAAGACGTGCGCCATTGGCATCCCGGCCAGGACTGGATCTGGGAGCCGGGCGGCCTCGGCGTGTTCGATCCGGGCATCAATGCCCTCTCCATCGTCACCCGCATCATGCCGGAAAGCTTCCATCTGGTGGCGTCGAACCTGTCCTTCCCGGCCAATCGGGCAGCCCCGATTGCCGCCGATCTGGAATTCATGACCGCCAGCGGCGTGAAGCTGACCGCTGCTTTCGACTGGCGCCAGACGGGTCCGCAGACCTGGGATATCCGGGTCGAGACCGACCGCGGCTCGATCGTGCTGACCCATGGCGGCAGCCGCCTGTTCGTGGATGGCGAGGCGCAGATCGTCGAGGAGGATCGCGAATACCGTAATCTTTACCGGCATTTCGTTTCCCTGGTCACGTCCGGCCAGTCGGATACGGATTTCTCGCCCCTGGTGCACGTCGCCGATGCCTTCATGCTCGGTCGCCGTCATGAGGTCGAGGCGTTCGAGGATTGA
- a CDS encoding IlvD/Edd family dehydratase yields the protein MSKDTLPTTTTGPNGKLRSRAWFDNPANADMTALYLERYMNFGLSQAELQSDRPIIGIAQTGSDLSPCNRHHLELANRLREGIREAGGIAIEFPVHPIQETGKRPTAGLDRNLAYLGLVEVLYGYPLDGVILTIGCDKTTPACLMAAATVNIPSIAFSVGPMLNGWFRGERTGSGTIVWKARELLAKGEIDYAGFVKLVASSAPSTGYCNTMGTATTMNSLAEALGMQLPGSAAIPAPYRDRQEMAYLTGLRIVEMVKEDLKPSDIMTKDAFINAIRVNSAIGGSTNAPIHLNGLARHLGVELTIDDWQTYGEEIPLLVNLQPAGEYLGEDYYHAGGVPAVVNQLMTQGLIKEDAMTVNGKTIGENCRGAVIEDEKVIRPYDQPLKERAGFRVLRGNLFSSAIMKTSVISKEFRDRYLSNPNDPEAFEGKAVVFDGPEDYHHRIDDPSLGIDANTVLFMRGAGPIGYPGAAEVVNMRAPDYLLKQGVTSLPCIGDGRQSGTSGSPSILNASPEAAAGGGLAILKTGDRVRIDVGSGKADILISAEELAARYAELEAKGGYQYPKHQTPWQEIQRGIVGQMETGAVLEPAVKYQRIAQTEGIPRDNH from the coding sequence ATGAGCAAAGACACACTGCCCACCACGACCACAGGACCGAACGGCAAGCTGCGTTCGCGCGCCTGGTTCGACAATCCGGCGAACGCCGACATGACCGCGCTCTACCTCGAGCGTTACATGAACTTCGGCCTCAGCCAGGCGGAACTGCAGTCGGATCGCCCGATCATCGGCATTGCCCAGACGGGCTCCGACCTGTCGCCGTGCAACCGTCACCACCTCGAGCTGGCCAACCGCCTGCGCGAAGGCATTCGTGAAGCCGGCGGCATCGCCATCGAATTCCCGGTTCACCCGATCCAGGAAACCGGCAAGCGCCCGACGGCCGGCCTCGACCGCAACCTAGCCTATCTTGGCCTCGTGGAAGTGCTTTACGGCTATCCGCTGGATGGCGTCATCCTGACCATCGGCTGCGACAAGACGACCCCGGCCTGTCTGATGGCCGCGGCCACGGTCAACATCCCGTCGATCGCCTTTTCGGTCGGTCCGATGCTGAACGGCTGGTTCCGCGGCGAGCGCACGGGCTCCGGCACCATCGTCTGGAAGGCGCGTGAACTTCTGGCAAAGGGCGAGATCGATTACGCCGGCTTCGTCAAGCTTGTGGCCTCCTCGGCTCCGTCCACCGGTTATTGCAACACCATGGGCACGGCCACCACGATGAATTCGCTGGCCGAAGCGCTCGGCATGCAGCTTCCGGGTTCGGCCGCTATTCCGGCGCCTTATCGTGACCGCCAGGAAATGGCCTATCTCACCGGTCTTCGCATCGTCGAGATGGTCAAGGAAGACCTGAAGCCGTCTGACATCATGACGAAGGACGCCTTCATCAACGCCATTCGGGTCAACTCGGCCATCGGCGGCTCCACCAATGCACCGATCCACCTGAACGGCCTTGCCCGCCACCTCGGCGTCGAGCTGACGATTGATGACTGGCAGACCTACGGCGAAGAGATCCCGCTGCTCGTCAACCTGCAGCCGGCCGGCGAATATCTCGGCGAAGACTATTATCACGCCGGTGGTGTTCCGGCTGTCGTCAACCAGCTGATGACCCAGGGCCTCATCAAGGAAGACGCGATGACGGTCAATGGCAAGACCATCGGCGAGAACTGCCGTGGCGCCGTGATCGAGGACGAAAAGGTTATCCGTCCCTACGACCAGCCGCTCAAGGAGCGCGCCGGTTTCCGCGTGCTGCGCGGCAATCTCTTCTCGTCGGCGATCATGAAGACGAGCGTGATCTCCAAGGAGTTCCGCGACCGTTACCTGTCCAACCCGAACGATCCGGAAGCCTTCGAAGGCAAGGCCGTCGTGTTCGATGGACCGGAAGATTATCACCACCGCATCGACGATCCGTCGCTCGGCATTGACGCGAACACCGTTCTCTTCATGCGTGGCGCAGGCCCGATCGGATATCCGGGTGCCGCGGAAGTCGTCAACATGCGCGCGCCGGACTATCTGCTGAAGCAGGGCGTCACCTCGCTCCCGTGCATCGGCGACGGTCGCCAGTCCGGCACGTCCGGCAGCCCGTCGATCCTCAACGCCTCGCCGGAAGCGGCAGCGGGCGGTGGCCTTGCCATCCTCAAGACCGGTGACCGTGTTCGCATCGACGTCGGTAGCGGCAAGGCAGATATCCTCATTTCCGCCGAAGAGCTTGCCGCGCGCTACGCCGAGCTGGAAGCGAAGGGCGGTTACCAGTATCCGAAGCACCAGACGCCATGGCAGGAAATCCAGCGCGGCATCGTCGGGCAGATGGAGACCGGTGCGGTTCTCGAACCGGCCGTGAAATACCAGCGGATCGCGCAGACGGAAGGTATTCCGCGCGATAACCACTGA
- the chvE gene encoding multiple monosaccharide ABC transporter substrate-binding protein — protein sequence MKLFKYLTTAAMFAAMTIAAPAGAADKGLVGVAMPTKSSARWIADGDNMVKVLKERGYDVDLQYAEDDIPNQLSQIENMVTKGAKVLVIASIDGTTLSDVLQQAADQKIKVIAYDRLIRDTPNVDYYATFDNFQVGVLQATTLVKALKADTEKGPFYIELFGGSPDDNNAFFFYNGAMSVLQPLIDKGVLKVGSGQVGMDKVSTLRWDGATAQARMDAILSAFYADKKVNAVLSPYDGISIGILSSLKGVGYGSGGVPMPYVSGQDAEVPSVKSIIAGEQYSTIFKDTRELAKVTVDMVDAVMSGKEPTVNDTKTYDNGKKVVPSYLLKPVAVDKTNWKEVLVGSGYYKEDQLK from the coding sequence ATGAAACTTTTCAAGTATCTCACCACGGCTGCGATGTTTGCAGCAATGACGATTGCTGCCCCGGCCGGCGCTGCCGACAAGGGTCTCGTCGGCGTTGCCATGCCGACCAAGTCGTCTGCCCGCTGGATCGCGGACGGCGACAACATGGTCAAGGTGCTCAAGGAGCGCGGTTACGACGTTGACCTGCAGTACGCAGAAGACGACATCCCGAACCAGCTCTCGCAGATCGAAAACATGGTCACCAAGGGCGCCAAGGTGCTCGTGATCGCGTCGATCGACGGCACCACCCTGTCGGACGTTCTGCAGCAGGCTGCCGACCAGAAGATCAAGGTCATCGCCTATGACCGCCTGATCCGCGATACGCCGAATGTCGATTACTACGCCACGTTCGACAACTTCCAGGTTGGCGTTCTGCAGGCAACGACCCTCGTGAAGGCTCTGAAGGCCGACACCGAAAAGGGCCCGTTCTACATCGAACTCTTCGGCGGTTCGCCGGACGACAACAATGCCTTCTTCTTCTACAACGGCGCGATGAGCGTTCTCCAGCCGCTCATCGACAAGGGCGTTCTGAAGGTTGGTTCCGGCCAGGTTGGCATGGACAAGGTTTCGACGCTGCGTTGGGACGGTGCAACCGCCCAGGCTCGTATGGACGCCATCCTGTCGGCTTTCTATGCCGACAAGAAGGTGAACGCTGTTCTGTCGCCCTATGATGGCATCTCGATCGGTATCCTGTCGTCGCTGAAGGGCGTCGGTTACGGTTCCGGCGGCGTTCCGATGCCGTACGTGTCCGGCCAGGACGCTGAAGTGCCGTCCGTCAAGTCGATCATCGCTGGTGAACAGTACTCCACCATCTTCAAGGACACCCGCGAACTCGCGAAGGTGACCGTGGACATGGTTGACGCCGTCATGAGCGGCAAGGAGCCGACCGTCAACGACACCAAGACCTACGACAACGGCAAGAAGGTCGTTCCGTCCTACCTCTTGAAGCCGGTTGCCGTCGACAAGACCAACTGGAAGGAAGTTCTGGTGGGTTCCGGTTACTACAAAGAAGACCAGCTGAAGTAA